GGGCACATCCCCGAGGACGCGCCCGAGTGGGCCGTCGAGATGGCGCTCTCGCGCATCAGTCACGCCCGTGAGTGGGCACGACGCACGGGCAACGAGTTCGACTACGACCTCAAACGTACCGAGATGCCCGATGTCGAACTGGACGACGAAACTGCGGCCGCGCTGGACGACCTCGCGGACTTCGTGGAGGAAAGCGACGACCCCGAGGCGATTCAGGGCGAAATCTACGAGACGGCGAAACGTCACGACATCGACATCGGGGAGTTCTTCTCGGTTGGCTACCGCCTGTTCTTCGACGACGAGCAGGGGCCGAAACTCGGCCCGTTCCTCGCCAAACTCGACAAAGAGTTCGTGCTAACCCGCCTCCGGCGGCAGGGTTAGGACGCTCCTATACTCGTTCAACGACTGCATAACAAAGTTGCTGGCTGCCGTTAATCAGAGTGTGAAGTCCGCCGACAGGTCTATAATCGGCGAGACCGAACTATAGGATACCTACCATGGCCCTTATCGAACTAAACCTTGAGAAACCCGCGCTGAAGCGCGTCGAAGCTGTCGAAGAGAAAAACGTCGAAGAAGAAACGGTCGAGGTCGAACCCGATGTGGAAGTCGAGGAAGCGGAGACCGAGACCGAAGAGACGACCGAAACGGAATCGTCTGGTCCCGGCCGTGCCCGCAGCTACCTCCGTCGCATGGCAATCCTCGCTGGCGTGGTCGCCGGTACCGTCGCCGCTCGGAAGATTCGCCAACGTCGGAAGGCTGGCGATACCGAGCAGCAGGACCTCGAAGAAGACTGGCAGACGGCGGAGTAACTCGAACTCGGGGCGTTCCCAAACGCCTTTGACCGCCGCGTTCTTTCTTTCGTGCGATGAACGATACGCTCTTGTGGGTTGCTGTCGGTCTCGCGCTCTACTGGTTCGGAGTGCTGTACCTCGACTCGCAGGGGTGGCTGCCGTCGTACGTCGGCCTCCAAGGCCCGATTCTGACGATTCACACGAAGCGCGGCCGGAAGTTCCTCGACCGCCTCGCCGCTCCCAAACGGTTCTGGCGAGCGTGGGGGAACTTCGGCCTCGGTATCGCGCTCGTCGTGATGCTCGGGTCGTTCCTCCTGCTCGTCGTACAGGCGGTCGCCGTCCTCCAGAACCCGCCTCCGGCGACCGCGGCGACCCAACCGCGGAACGTCCTCGTCATTCCCGGCGTCAACGACTTCCTCCCACTCTCTGTCGCTCCCGAAATTCTGTTCGGCTTGCTCGTCGGACTGGTCGTCCACGAGGGCGGCCACGGTCTGATGTGCCGCGTCGAAGACATCGACATCGAGTCGATGGGCGTCGCACTGCTCGCTATCCTCCCGGTCGGTGCGTTCGTGGAACCGGACGAAGAAAGCCGGCAGAAGGCCAACCGCGGCAGTCAGAGCCGGATGTTCGCTGCTGGCGTCACGAACAACTTCGCGGTGACGCTCGTCGCGTTCCTGTTGCTCTTCGGGCCGGTCGTCGGGTCGATTTCGGTCGCATCAGGTGCGGCAGTCAGCGGCGTGCTTCCGGGGTCGGCGGCCGAACAGGCCGGTATCGAGCCGGGCGACCGCATCGTCGCCGTCGGCGGTCAAAACGTCACGAGCAACGCCGACCTCGGTCGGAAACTCACCCAGACGGACGGCAAGACGGTGTCGGTGACGCTCGCAGATGGAACCGAATCGAACATCGAACGCTCGCTTTTAGTGACGGTCGTCTACCAGAACTCCCCGTTCGCGCCGGAGTCGAGCGGGTCCGGTGACACCGGAATCGCTAAAGGCTCCACCATCACCGCAGTCAACGGCACCGCCGTCCACAGCGAGGACGGGTTCCGGAACGCGGTCGAAAACCGGTCGGTGGCGTCGCTGAGCTACGAAACCGAGGACGGACAGACCGGCACGGTCACCGGGCCAATCGGCGCGATGGTGACTGTCCAATCGGCAGCTGGCTCCGAGACGGCAGGCGGTGCGGAAGCCGCGGGGATGCCGACGGACGGACCAATCGTCCTCACGCGCATCGACGGGGAGCGAATCGTCAACGCGAGCGACCTGAGTGCTACCTTGGACCAGTACGGTCCCTCGGAGACCATCTCTGTCGAGTACTACGCGAACGGCCAGCTCCAGACCACGGACGTGACGCTCCGTGACGGGAAGGTGGGCGTTCTCGTCGTGCCGGGTACCAGCGGCATCTCGTTCAACAGCTTCGGCGTCCAGTTGTACCCCGCAGAGCAGTTCCTCGGTCTACTCGGCGGCGAGTTCGCAGAGGGCGTCGGCGGTCCGGTCGTCGGGTTCCTCTCGGGACTGCTCGGCGTGCTCTTGCTCCCGTTCGCGAGCATCTCGCTCGGCATGTCGTCGAACTTCGCAGGCTTCGTCGCGTTGAACAGCGGCTTCTTCACCGCCGCAGGTGGCCCCCTCTCGTTCCTCGGCGACTGGGGCCTGTTCCTACTGGCCAACCTGCTGTTCTGGACTGGGTGGGTGAACCTCAACCTCGGCTTTTTCAACTGCATCCCGGCGTTCCCGCTCGACGGCGGCCACATGCTCCGGATGGGAACGGAGGCTATCGTCTCTCGGTTACCGACCGCACAGGGCCGTCAGCTAACCACGATGGTCACGACGACTATCGGACTGGTGATGCTGGCCAGTCTGCTGTTGATGGTGTTCGGCCCGCAGTTGTTGGCGGGGTAGTAGATTCGAGCGCCTTCTGTTTCTCTTCGAACTGAATCGAGAACGGACTGAACCGGAACTTACGCCGCGACTCGCCTTCGAGCGACGTATTCGACACCGCTAGCGACTGCGTAGCAGACGAAGTACAGTGGCGAGAGACCGATAGCGTACAGTCCCAGTCCGAACACGTCGTCTGCCGTGAGAGTCCCCGTCGAGACGGCGAAGCCGAACCAGCCGAGAAGGACCACGCCGAGAATCACGGCCGGTGCGAGCAGGCGGAGTCGAGCGTAGGCCGCGATTGGGATGGCGAACGTACCGACCGTGAGTACTCCCAAGAGGAGGAACGTCCCGATTGCTTCGAGAGTCAGATGCGCGATAACGTCAGAGACGTCCCACTCTGCGATGGTGAGTCCGCTGACGAGGTAGAGGAACACGACGCTCATCCCGATGGCGATTCCGACGAGTAAGGCGGTCATCGTGGAGGGAGGACTTTCGAGGGACCTGTTCATACATGAAGGCACGCTGTCATGTGCGGTAAACTCTTGGGTCCCCTATTGTTCCTCGACTGCGGCGCGCTACTCCTCGTCCAACTCCATCCGCTCGTAGAACTCCTCGGGCGTGTCCGGAATCCGCTCGAACTCCTCGAAGTCCCGCTCGTGGTGCCGGATTATCTGCTCGACTATCCACGAACTGAACGTCTCGTTGAACTGCCACTCCCCCGGTAAATCGGCGACTTCGAAGCGGTCGTCGGTGGCGAACGCGACGAAGACGTGGTAGAAGCCCAAGATTACGTCCGCGAAGTCGTGGGCCTTGCCGCCGCTCTCCTTGCGCTTCTCTTCGAGTTCTTCCCGACCCGCCTCGGTGAGTTCGAAGTACTTCCGGTCTGGTTCGTCCTCGCGCTCGATGCGCTGGGCCCACTCTTTCTCCTCGAACTTGTAGAGGATA
The sequence above is a segment of the Halorussus halophilus genome. Coding sequences within it:
- a CDS encoding site-2 protease family protein, whose protein sequence is MNDTLLWVAVGLALYWFGVLYLDSQGWLPSYVGLQGPILTIHTKRGRKFLDRLAAPKRFWRAWGNFGLGIALVVMLGSFLLLVVQAVAVLQNPPPATAATQPRNVLVIPGVNDFLPLSVAPEILFGLLVGLVVHEGGHGLMCRVEDIDIESMGVALLAILPVGAFVEPDEESRQKANRGSQSRMFAAGVTNNFAVTLVAFLLLFGPVVGSISVASGAAVSGVLPGSAAEQAGIEPGDRIVAVGGQNVTSNADLGRKLTQTDGKTVSVTLADGTESNIERSLLVTVVYQNSPFAPESSGSGDTGIAKGSTITAVNGTAVHSEDGFRNAVENRSVASLSYETEDGQTGTVTGPIGAMVTVQSAAGSETAGGAEAAGMPTDGPIVLTRIDGERIVNASDLSATLDQYGPSETISVEYYANGQLQTTDVTLRDGKVGVLVVPGTSGISFNSFGVQLYPAEQFLGLLGGEFAEGVGGPVVGFLSGLLGVLLLPFASISLGMSSNFAGFVALNSGFFTAAGGPLSFLGDWGLFLLANLLFWTGWVNLNLGFFNCIPAFPLDGGHMLRMGTEAIVSRLPTAQGRQLTTMVTTTIGLVMLASLLLMVFGPQLLAG
- a CDS encoding PadR family transcriptional regulator, which encodes MRKSGPPKGLISYLVLELLDEKPRYGYEILKEIRDISGGHWEPSYGSVYPILYKFEEKEWAQRIEREDEPDRKYFELTEAGREELEEKRKESGGKAHDFADVILGFYHVFVAFATDDRFEVADLPGEWQFNETFSSWIVEQIIRHHERDFEEFERIPDTPEEFYERMELDEE